In one window of Kitasatospora sp. MMS16-BH015 DNA:
- the tsaE gene encoding tRNA (adenosine(37)-N6)-threonylcarbamoyltransferase complex ATPase subunit type 1 TsaE, with protein sequence MGTQMTVTVETPERMNRFGRALAGLLRPGDLVLLSGELGAGKTTLTRGLGVGLDVRGAVTSPTFVIARVHPPLSGGPALVHVDAYRLGGGLDEMEDLDLDVSLPESVVVVEWGEGKVEQLSEDRLEIRIERALGGAAGEGEDDLDPRQVTVSGLGARWDGVDLTGLSEA encoded by the coding sequence ATGGGTACGCAGATGACCGTCACCGTAGAGACGCCCGAACGGATGAACCGGTTCGGCCGGGCACTGGCCGGTTTGCTGCGGCCCGGTGACCTGGTGCTGCTCTCCGGCGAGCTGGGCGCGGGCAAGACCACGCTCACCCGGGGGCTGGGCGTGGGGCTCGACGTGCGGGGTGCGGTGACCTCGCCGACCTTCGTGATCGCGCGGGTGCATCCGCCGCTGAGCGGGGGGCCGGCGCTGGTGCACGTGGACGCCTACCGGCTGGGCGGCGGTCTGGACGAGATGGAGGACCTCGACCTCGACGTCTCGCTGCCGGAGTCGGTGGTGGTCGTGGAGTGGGGCGAGGGCAAGGTCGAGCAGCTGAGCGAGGACCGGCTGGAGATCCGGATCGAGCGGGCGCTGGGCGGCGCGGCGGGTGAGGGCGAGGACGATCTGGACCCGCGTCAGGTGACCGTCTCCGGGCTGGGGGCCCGCTGGGACGGGGTGGATCTCACCGGATTGAGTGAGGCTTGA
- the glmS gene encoding glutamine--fructose-6-phosphate transaminase (isomerizing) — protein sequence MCGIVGYVGSSSALDVVITGLSRLEYRGYDSAGVAVQTRGADGQWSLATDKKAGKLANLQKSLAETPLPAGTTGIGHTRWATHGGPTDANAHPHLDDDRRVAVVHNGIIENFAQLRAEIAERGHTLRSETDTEVVAHLLGEAYDGDLAEAMRVVCRQLDGAFTLVAVHADAPDVVVGARRNSPLVVGRGEGENFLASDVAAFIAYTREAVELGQDQVVELRREGVTVTNFDGSPAEVREYHVDWDASAAEKGGYDYFMLKEIAEQPKAVADTLLGRIGTDGRLTLDELRIDDSVLREIDKVVIIACGTAYHAGMIAKYAIEHWNRIPCEVEVASEFRYRDPIMNARTLVIAISQSGETMDTLMALRHAREQGAKVLAICNTNGSTIPRESDAVLYTHAGPEVAVASTKAFLTQLVACYLVALYLGQVRGTKWGDEIFEIIRELGDAPKAIEQVLETMEPVRELAQSLADAKSVLFLGRHVGFPVALEGALKLKELAYMHAEGFAAGELKHGPIALIEEGLPVVVVVPSPRGRSILHDKIVSNIQEIRARGARTIVIAEEGDETVVPYADHLIRIPVTPTLLQPLVSTVPLQVFACELATAKGHEVDQPRNLAKSVTVE from the coding sequence ATGTGCGGAATCGTTGGATATGTGGGCTCATCCTCAGCCCTTGACGTAGTGATCACCGGTCTGTCACGGCTCGAGTACCGAGGGTACGACTCGGCCGGCGTGGCGGTGCAGACCCGAGGCGCCGACGGGCAGTGGAGCCTCGCGACCGACAAGAAGGCGGGCAAGCTCGCCAACCTGCAGAAGTCGCTGGCCGAGACCCCTCTCCCAGCGGGCACCACCGGCATCGGCCACACCCGGTGGGCCACCCACGGCGGCCCGACCGACGCCAACGCCCACCCCCACCTGGACGACGACCGTCGGGTGGCCGTGGTGCACAACGGCATCATCGAGAACTTCGCCCAGCTGCGCGCCGAGATCGCCGAGCGCGGTCACACCCTCCGCTCGGAGACCGACACCGAGGTCGTCGCCCACCTGCTGGGCGAGGCGTACGACGGTGACCTGGCCGAGGCGATGCGGGTGGTCTGCCGCCAGCTGGACGGTGCGTTCACCCTGGTCGCGGTGCACGCCGACGCCCCCGACGTGGTGGTCGGCGCCCGCCGCAACTCGCCGCTGGTGGTCGGGCGCGGCGAGGGCGAGAACTTCCTCGCCTCCGACGTGGCCGCCTTCATCGCGTACACCCGCGAGGCCGTCGAGCTGGGTCAGGACCAGGTCGTCGAGCTGCGCCGCGAGGGCGTGACCGTCACCAACTTCGACGGCAGCCCCGCCGAGGTGCGCGAGTACCACGTGGACTGGGACGCCTCGGCCGCCGAGAAGGGCGGCTACGACTACTTCATGCTCAAGGAGATCGCCGAGCAGCCGAAGGCCGTGGCCGACACCCTGCTCGGCCGGATCGGCACCGACGGCCGGCTGACCCTGGACGAGCTGCGGATCGACGACTCCGTGCTTCGCGAGATCGACAAGGTCGTCATCATCGCCTGCGGCACCGCGTACCACGCGGGCATGATCGCCAAGTACGCGATCGAGCACTGGAACCGCATCCCGTGCGAGGTCGAGGTCGCCTCGGAGTTCCGCTACCGCGACCCGATCATGAACGCGCGCACCCTGGTCATCGCGATCTCGCAGTCCGGCGAGACGATGGACACCCTGATGGCGCTGCGGCACGCGCGCGAGCAGGGCGCCAAGGTGCTGGCGATCTGCAACACCAACGGCTCGACCATCCCGCGCGAGTCGGACGCCGTGCTCTACACCCACGCCGGCCCGGAGGTCGCGGTCGCCTCGACCAAGGCGTTCCTGACCCAGCTGGTGGCCTGCTACCTGGTCGCGCTGTACCTGGGCCAGGTCCGTGGCACCAAGTGGGGCGACGAGATCTTCGAGATCATCCGTGAGCTCGGGGACGCGCCGAAGGCGATCGAGCAGGTGCTCGAGACCATGGAGCCGGTGCGGGAGCTGGCGCAGTCGCTGGCCGACGCCAAGTCGGTGCTCTTCCTCGGCCGCCACGTGGGCTTCCCGGTCGCGCTGGAGGGTGCGCTCAAGCTCAAGGAGCTCGCGTACATGCACGCCGAGGGCTTCGCCGCCGGCGAGCTCAAGCACGGCCCGATCGCCCTGATCGAGGAGGGCCTGCCGGTCGTCGTGGTCGTCCCGTCCCCGCGCGGCCGGTCGATCCTGCACGACAAGATCGTCTCTAACATCCAGGAGATCCGCGCTCGCGGCGCCCGCACCATCGTGATCGCCGAGGAGGGCGACGAGACCGTCGTCCCCTACGCGGACCACCTGATCCGCATCCCGGTCACCCCCACCCTGCTCCAGCCCCTGGTCTCGACCGTCCCGCTCCAGGTCTTCGCCTGCGAGCTGGCCACCGCCAAGGGCCACGAGGTCGACCAGCCCCGCAACCTCGCCAAGTCGGTGACGGTGGAGTAG
- a CDS encoding NAD(P)H-hydrate dehydratase, which produces MRLAYTVEEIRAAEAALMARLPEGTLMQRAAAGLAAVCVKLLPKVYGSRVLVLAGSGDNGGDALYAGARLARRGASVRALLLAPGRAHAGGLAELLAAGGRVTADQGEFGRADLVLDGIVGIGGRGGLRPEAAGFASMERRGRVVAVDLPSGVDADTGEVAGAVLRADVTVCFGAYKPGLFVDPGASYAGVVHLVEIGLELGPAPVEVLGRTDVAALLPRPGAESDKYRRGVVGIAAGSARYPGAAVLAVAGAQRGGAGAVRYVGSAAEEVVRRHPEVLVQAGGPAGAGRVQSWVVGPGSGEGAGAVLDEALASGVPVLVDADALTELARGGRRGAAVLTPHAGEAARLLAGSTGEPVSAERVAGERVATARRLAAAYGAVVLLKGSTTVVAEPGGRVRVNTTATSWLATAGSGDVLAGLVGSLLAAGLAPFDAASAGAYLHGLAGRLAAERGVPITAGEVAGALSASWSDVVDHRGRGELRGKGSTEVGGCARRSPRP; this is translated from the coding sequence GTGAGGCTGGCTTACACCGTCGAGGAGATCCGGGCGGCCGAGGCCGCACTGATGGCGCGGCTGCCCGAGGGCACGCTGATGCAGCGGGCCGCCGCCGGGCTGGCGGCCGTCTGCGTGAAGCTGCTGCCGAAGGTGTACGGCAGCCGGGTGCTGGTGCTCGCGGGGAGCGGGGACAACGGCGGAGACGCGCTGTACGCGGGGGCTCGGCTGGCCCGGCGCGGGGCGTCGGTACGGGCGCTGTTGCTCGCGCCCGGGCGGGCGCATGCGGGCGGGCTGGCCGAGTTGTTGGCGGCCGGGGGGCGGGTGACGGCCGATCAGGGGGAGTTCGGGCGGGCCGACCTGGTGCTGGACGGGATCGTCGGGATCGGGGGGCGGGGCGGGCTGCGGCCCGAGGCGGCTGGGTTCGCCTCGATGGAGCGGCGGGGCCGGGTGGTGGCGGTGGACCTGCCGAGCGGGGTGGACGCCGACACCGGCGAGGTGGCGGGGGCCGTGCTGCGGGCCGATGTGACGGTCTGTTTCGGGGCGTACAAGCCGGGGCTGTTCGTGGACCCAGGGGCCTCGTACGCCGGGGTGGTGCACCTGGTGGAGATCGGTCTCGAGCTCGGCCCGGCGCCGGTGGAGGTGCTCGGGCGCACGGACGTGGCGGCGCTGCTGCCGCGGCCCGGGGCGGAGAGCGACAAGTACCGGCGCGGCGTGGTCGGGATCGCGGCCGGTTCGGCCCGGTACCCCGGGGCGGCCGTGCTGGCCGTGGCCGGGGCGCAGCGGGGTGGGGCCGGGGCCGTGCGGTACGTCGGCTCGGCCGCCGAGGAGGTGGTGCGGCGGCATCCGGAGGTGCTGGTGCAGGCCGGCGGCCCCGCCGGGGCCGGGCGGGTGCAGTCGTGGGTGGTCGGGCCCGGTTCGGGGGAGGGGGCCGGGGCGGTGCTGGACGAGGCGTTGGCGAGTGGAGTGCCGGTGCTGGTCGATGCGGACGCGCTGACGGAGTTGGCGCGGGGCGGGCGGAGGGGGGCGGCCGTGCTCACCCCGCATGCCGGGGAGGCGGCCCGGCTGCTGGCCGGGAGCACCGGGGAGCCGGTGAGCGCCGAGCGGGTGGCGGGGGAGCGGGTCGCCACCGCGCGGCGGCTGGCGGCGGCGTACGGGGCGGTGGTGCTGCTCAAGGGGTCGACGACGGTGGTGGCGGAGCCCGGGGGGCGGGTGCGGGTCAACACGACGGCCACCTCCTGGCTGGCCACGGCGGGCAGCGGCGACGTGCTCGCGGGGCTGGTCGGGTCGCTGCTCGCGGCGGGGCTCGCGCCGTTCGACGCGGCCTCGGCGGGGGCGTACCTGCACGGGCTGGCCGGGCGGCTGGCGGCGGAGCGGGGCGTGCCGATCACGGCGGGGGAGGTGGCGGGGGCCTTGTCGGCCAGCTGGTCGGATGTGGTTGACCACCGGGGGCGCGGGGAACTGCGCGGGAAGGGCTCTACGGAGGTGGGCGGTTGCGCGCGCCGTTCCCCGCGCCCCTGA
- a CDS encoding Uma2 family endonuclease, translated as MPPSEPLTTSAEYLLEAFLGLSTPPGFRAQLIEEEIVITPPPDGSHESAFALLSREFMKKPAADFDLSASKGLIVPTGRFIPDGTISPVGHFADAAPWAESAGVHLVFEVTSANPTRDREQKRRGYAAAEIPLYLLVDRSEAKVTLYWAPEGDDYQAHTRVTFGKPLDLPAPFSFTLDTGPLA; from the coding sequence ATGCCGCCCAGCGAGCCCCTCACCACCAGCGCCGAGTACCTCCTCGAAGCCTTCCTCGGGCTGTCCACCCCGCCGGGCTTCAGGGCCCAACTCATCGAGGAGGAAATCGTCATCACCCCTCCCCCGGACGGGTCGCACGAGAGCGCGTTCGCGCTCCTCAGCCGGGAATTCATGAAGAAGCCCGCCGCCGACTTCGATCTCTCGGCTTCCAAGGGCCTGATCGTCCCCACCGGCCGCTTCATCCCGGACGGCACCATCAGTCCGGTCGGCCACTTCGCGGACGCAGCGCCATGGGCCGAGTCTGCCGGAGTCCACCTGGTCTTCGAGGTGACGTCCGCCAACCCCACCAGGGACCGCGAGCAGAAACGCCGTGGCTACGCAGCTGCCGAGATCCCGCTCTACCTTCTGGTCGACCGCAGCGAAGCCAAGGTCACCTTGTACTGGGCGCCTGAGGGTGACGACTACCAGGCTCATACCCGGGTGACCTTCGGCAAGCCGCTCGACCTGCCGGCCCCGTTCTCGTTCACCCTCGACACCGGCCCCCTGGCGTAA
- a CDS encoding PIG-L family deacetylase, whose protein sequence is MRQLTGHCVDRTWTPGNRKRFTRRAVIGTWVAAVAATGVAAVRSLLPEDSAEHPVAATPSPSASTAPPPVPAEDWTGSYLQIIAHPDDDLYFMNPPIQRSIAKGAPVVTVVLTAAEADGRNVENDSPNTTVESDRPGYTEARHNGLRAAYALMATGDAHAAWRREVVKLADGALVELNTLAQQPAVQLYFFNLAQNLRGIDQTQDGTFVRLRVLWSGEVTAESTLPGTGSPIGQTQEFTRDRLIGCLVELLKKHRPTTVRTMDPDPEHDPSQPPITAGDHIDHTAAAQFAIAALQTYADGGATAPVVEYYRGYTSKFWPPNIGAKTVEEKREYLLPYAGLNIGSCPAHNCGDYQLGSDPAKTTHIVATAYRHTPTTDWLVNAGDGRLHAFAVLGGRVAHWSEQTPGGPGWRPVETLKTTGWMLPHLDVLVDPKGLIHLLGLRRTAGERGTVGLEVVHTAQQKVDGPFAAWESLGGPDAGNADHRVRRELGGPVGTLDAAGTLHVFARTYDHGLGHATQGSDGSWGNWETIAKGPFQDAPTALTTKAGVLHVFLPDANGLQRLQQDAPGGRFRQVKVSGAPAPAGAVTPIETADGRVAVYYREGGTGNVIGVSLPARTGDSQPRAIHFGGHEGTGELAVLPAKTGSDAPLVLHRNGYGTLTAATTGDSPAWADTAGPTVFAPALARDHAGRTVAAVIGTDGHLHIARQTADSTDAKLTGWLTLQ, encoded by the coding sequence ATGCGACAACTGACGGGGCACTGCGTGGATCGGACCTGGACACCCGGCAACCGGAAGCGGTTCACCCGACGCGCGGTGATCGGCACCTGGGTCGCCGCCGTCGCCGCGACCGGGGTGGCCGCCGTCCGTTCCCTGCTGCCGGAGGACTCGGCCGAGCACCCGGTGGCCGCCACGCCCAGCCCGAGCGCCAGCACCGCGCCGCCGCCGGTGCCCGCCGAGGACTGGACCGGCTCGTACCTCCAGATCATCGCCCACCCGGACGACGACCTGTACTTCATGAACCCGCCGATCCAGCGCTCGATCGCCAAGGGCGCGCCGGTGGTCACCGTGGTGCTGACGGCCGCCGAGGCCGACGGCCGCAACGTGGAGAACGACTCGCCCAACACCACCGTGGAGAGCGACCGACCCGGCTACACCGAGGCCCGGCACAACGGCCTGCGGGCCGCGTACGCGCTGATGGCCACCGGCGACGCGCACGCCGCCTGGCGGCGCGAGGTGGTCAAGCTCGCCGACGGCGCGCTGGTCGAGCTCAACACGCTGGCCCAGCAGCCGGCCGTCCAGCTCTACTTCTTCAACCTGGCGCAGAACCTGCGCGGCATCGACCAGACCCAGGACGGCACCTTCGTCCGCCTGCGGGTGCTCTGGTCCGGCGAGGTCACCGCCGAATCCACCCTCCCGGGCACCGGTTCGCCGATCGGCCAGACCCAGGAGTTCACCCGGGACCGGCTGATCGGCTGCCTGGTCGAGCTGCTCAAGAAGCACCGCCCGACCACCGTCCGCACCATGGACCCGGACCCGGAGCACGACCCGAGCCAGCCGCCGATCACCGCCGGCGACCACATCGACCACACCGCCGCCGCGCAGTTCGCCATCGCCGCCCTGCAGACCTACGCCGACGGCGGCGCCACCGCGCCGGTCGTCGAGTACTACCGGGGCTACACCAGCAAGTTCTGGCCGCCGAACATCGGCGCCAAGACGGTCGAGGAGAAGCGCGAGTACCTGCTGCCGTACGCGGGCCTGAACATCGGCTCCTGCCCGGCGCACAACTGCGGCGACTACCAGCTCGGCTCCGACCCGGCCAAGACCACCCACATCGTGGCCACCGCCTACCGGCACACCCCGACCACCGACTGGCTGGTCAACGCCGGGGACGGCCGCCTGCACGCCTTCGCCGTGCTCGGCGGCAGGGTCGCCCACTGGTCGGAGCAGACCCCCGGCGGCCCCGGCTGGCGCCCGGTGGAGACCCTCAAGACCACCGGCTGGATGCTCCCGCACCTCGACGTGCTGGTCGACCCGAAGGGCCTGATCCACCTGCTGGGCCTGCGCCGCACCGCCGGCGAGCGCGGCACCGTCGGCCTGGAGGTCGTGCACACCGCCCAGCAGAAGGTGGACGGCCCGTTCGCCGCCTGGGAGTCCCTGGGCGGCCCGGACGCCGGCAACGCCGACCACCGCGTCCGCCGCGAGCTCGGCGGCCCGGTCGGCACCCTCGACGCCGCCGGCACCCTGCACGTCTTCGCCCGCACCTACGACCACGGCCTGGGCCACGCCACTCAGGGCTCCGACGGCAGCTGGGGCAACTGGGAGACGATCGCCAAGGGCCCCTTCCAGGACGCCCCCACCGCGCTCACCACCAAGGCCGGCGTGCTGCACGTCTTCCTCCCCGACGCGAACGGCCTGCAGCGGCTCCAACAGGACGCTCCCGGCGGCCGCTTCCGCCAGGTGAAGGTGAGCGGCGCCCCCGCCCCGGCCGGGGCCGTCACCCCGATCGAGACCGCCGACGGCCGGGTCGCCGTCTACTACCGCGAGGGCGGCACCGGCAACGTCATCGGCGTCTCGCTGCCCGCCCGCACCGGCGACTCCCAGCCCCGCGCGATCCACTTCGGCGGCCACGAGGGCACCGGCGAACTCGCCGTGCTGCCCGCGAAGACCGGCAGCGACGCGCCCCTCGTGCTCCACCGCAACGGCTACGGCACCCTCACCGCCGCCACCACCGGCGACTCCCCGGCCTGGGCGGACACCGCCGGCCCCACCGTCTTCGCCCCCGCCCTGGCCCGCGACCACGCCGGCCGCACTGTGGCCGCCGTGATCGGCACCGACGGCCACCTGCACATCGCCCGCCAGACGGCCGATTCGACGGACGCCAAGCTGACGGGTTGGCTCACCTTGCAGTAA
- a CDS encoding alpha/beta fold hydrolase gives MSENPGVAGVTGAAGVSRAGLIGISVGVVAAGAAAGVAIERLTVGRTTRRRAQEELDAAASYGSLRGRPRKVAAPDGTELLVELDGTGWPGPGAEPAEEGGGRRGWFGRRRGEAPVDRAGLPGLLAGSGALARAGNRLGFGSGEESCAPPLTVVFCHGYCLSQDSWHFQRAALREGMRLVFWDQRSHGRSERSRSYLAGEPASIDQLGGDLKAVIDAVAPEGPLVLVGHSMGGMTVMALADQHPELFRPIASGGRVAGVALIGTLAGDWNTVTLGLPAAGAKLLRRVAPGVVRMLGRQVELVEVGKRLGSDVLGLFYRRFSFGSKDVDPGVAHFAEELLDATPIDVVAEFYPAFGAHEKTAALAALTGVPTLVLAGTKDLLTPPEHSEAIARALPGAELVLVPDAGHLVMLERPEVVDEHLVALLRRAVEYGGAAPLPDAL, from the coding sequence GTGAGCGAGAACCCCGGCGTGGCCGGGGTGACGGGCGCCGCGGGGGTGAGCCGGGCCGGGCTGATCGGGATCTCGGTCGGCGTGGTCGCCGCCGGGGCGGCGGCGGGCGTGGCGATCGAGCGGCTGACGGTGGGGCGGACCACCCGGCGGCGGGCCCAGGAGGAGCTGGACGCGGCGGCCTCGTACGGCTCGCTGCGCGGCCGGCCGCGGAAGGTCGCGGCGCCGGACGGCACCGAGCTGCTGGTCGAGCTGGACGGCACCGGCTGGCCCGGTCCGGGCGCGGAGCCGGCCGAGGAGGGCGGCGGCCGGCGGGGCTGGTTCGGCCGGCGGCGCGGCGAGGCACCGGTGGACCGGGCCGGGCTGCCCGGCCTGCTGGCCGGCTCGGGGGCGCTGGCCAGGGCGGGCAACCGGCTCGGCTTCGGGAGCGGCGAGGAGAGCTGTGCCCCGCCGCTGACCGTGGTGTTCTGCCACGGCTACTGCCTGAGCCAGGACAGCTGGCACTTCCAGCGGGCCGCCCTGCGGGAGGGCATGCGGCTGGTCTTCTGGGATCAGCGCAGCCACGGCCGCTCCGAGCGCTCCCGCTCCTACCTGGCCGGGGAGCCCGCGAGCATCGACCAGCTGGGCGGTGACCTCAAGGCCGTCATCGACGCGGTGGCCCCCGAGGGGCCGCTGGTGCTGGTCGGGCACTCGATGGGCGGGATGACGGTGATGGCGCTGGCCGACCAGCACCCCGAGCTGTTCCGCCCGATCGCCTCCGGCGGGCGGGTGGCCGGGGTGGCGCTGATCGGCACCCTGGCCGGCGACTGGAACACCGTGACGCTCGGGCTGCCCGCCGCCGGGGCCAAGCTGCTGCGGCGGGTGGCGCCGGGGGTGGTGCGGATGCTCGGCCGCCAGGTGGAGCTGGTCGAGGTGGGCAAGCGGCTGGGCTCGGACGTGCTGGGGCTGTTCTACCGCCGCTTCTCCTTCGGGTCGAAGGACGTGGACCCGGGGGTGGCGCACTTCGCCGAGGAGCTGCTCGACGCGACCCCGATCGACGTGGTGGCCGAGTTCTACCCGGCCTTCGGCGCCCACGAGAAGACGGCCGCCCTGGCCGCGCTCACCGGCGTGCCGACCCTGGTGCTGGCCGGCACCAAGGACCTGCTCACCCCGCCCGAGCACAGCGAGGCCATCGCCCGGGCCCTGCCCGGGGCGGAGCTGGTGCTCGTCCCGGACGCGGGACACCTGGTGATGCTGGAGCGGCCGGAGGTGGTGGACGAGCACCTGGTGGCGCTGCTGCGGCGGGCGGTGGAGTACGGCGGGGCGGCGCCGCTGCCCGATGCACTCTGA
- the coaA gene encoding type I pantothenate kinase, translating to MDHVLTELCTRGVQTPTPSPYVDLSRAEWSALRERTPLPLSAEEVEKLRGLGTALDLDEVRDVYLPLSRLLNLYIHATHELRGAVGTFLDTQDTEQTRTPFVIGVAGSVAVGKSTTARLLQALLARWPEHPRVELVTTDGFLLPNAELRRRGLMARKGFPESYDRRALLRFVADVKAGKESVSAPVYSHLVYDIVPDERLVVQRPDILIVEGLNVLQPALPGTDGRTRLAVSDYFDFSIYVDARTDDIERWYLDRFRKLRDTAFLDPSSYFRRFTEVPEEEALEYGRQVWRTINKPNLLENVLPNRGRANLILQKGADHKVRRALLRKL from the coding sequence ATGGACCACGTGCTGACCGAACTCTGTACGCGGGGCGTCCAGACGCCCACCCCCTCCCCGTACGTGGATCTGAGCCGAGCCGAGTGGAGCGCCCTGCGCGAGCGCACCCCGCTCCCGCTCTCCGCCGAGGAGGTCGAAAAGCTCCGCGGACTGGGTACCGCCCTCGACCTGGACGAGGTACGGGACGTCTACCTGCCGCTCTCGCGCCTGCTGAACCTGTACATCCACGCCACCCACGAGCTGCGCGGCGCCGTCGGGACCTTCCTGGACACCCAGGACACCGAGCAGACCCGCACCCCGTTCGTGATCGGGGTGGCCGGCTCCGTCGCGGTGGGCAAGTCCACCACCGCCCGCCTGCTGCAGGCCCTGCTGGCCCGCTGGCCCGAGCACCCCCGGGTCGAGCTGGTCACCACCGACGGCTTCCTGCTCCCCAACGCCGAGCTGCGCCGCCGCGGCCTGATGGCCCGCAAGGGCTTCCCCGAGTCCTACGACCGCCGGGCCCTGCTGCGCTTCGTCGCGGACGTGAAGGCCGGCAAGGAGAGCGTCTCCGCGCCGGTCTACTCGCACCTGGTCTACGACATCGTCCCGGACGAGCGCCTGGTCGTTCAGCGCCCGGACATCCTGATCGTCGAGGGTCTGAACGTCCTTCAGCCCGCCCTCCCGGGCACCGACGGCCGCACCCGCCTCGCGGTGTCGGACTACTTCGACTTCTCCATCTACGTGGACGCCCGGACCGACGACATCGAGCGCTGGTACCTGGACCGCTTCCGCAAGCTGCGCGACACCGCCTTCCTCGACCCGAGCTCCTACTTCCGCCGCTTCACCGAAGTCCCGGAGGAGGAGGCCCTGGAGTACGGCCGTCAGGTCTGGCGCACCATCAACAAGCCCAACCTGCTGGAGAACGTGCTCCCCAACCGGGGCCGGGCCAACCTGATCCTGCAGAAGGGCGCCGACCACAAGGTCCGCCGGGCCCTGCTCCGGAAGCTGTGA
- a CDS encoding holo-ACP synthase has product MEVRVIIGVGIDVAEIERFGASLERTPGMAERLFNEAEMTLPSGQRRGIASLAARFAAKEALAKALGAPPGLRWTDAEVCQEASGQPVLKVTGTVAERAAVLGVKSWHVSLSHDAGVASAVVIAEG; this is encoded by the coding sequence ATGGAGGTCAGGGTGATCATCGGGGTCGGGATCGACGTCGCGGAGATCGAGCGGTTCGGGGCTTCGCTGGAGCGGACGCCCGGGATGGCGGAGCGGCTGTTCAACGAGGCGGAGATGACGTTGCCTTCGGGGCAGCGCAGGGGGATCGCCTCGCTGGCCGCGCGGTTCGCGGCGAAGGAGGCGTTGGCGAAGGCGCTCGGGGCGCCGCCGGGGCTGCGGTGGACGGATGCCGAGGTGTGCCAGGAGGCGAGCGGGCAGCCGGTGCTGAAGGTGACCGGGACGGTGGCCGAGCGGGCGGCCGTGCTCGGGGTGAAGTCGTGGCACGTGTCGCTGAGCCATGATGCAGGCGTAGCGTCGGCGGTGGTGATCGCCGAGGGCTGA
- the alr gene encoding alanine racemase, producing the protein MTTANTTGTATLTEGVRAEAAIDLGALRDNLAALRARTDGAAVMAVVKADAYGHGAVRCAQEAVAAGVRWLGAATPEEALALRAAGIGPERARVLCWLWTPGGPWARALRAGIDISVSAQWALDELLAAVRETGVPGRVHLKADTGLGRNGCQPREWPALVAEALRAQAEGLIEVVGLWSHFAAADEPGHPSIQAQLDGFAEAVALAERAGVRPEVRHLANSPATLTLPQSHYDLVRTGLAMYGLSPVPQLGAPAEYGLRPVMSLTARLALVKHVPGGHGVSYGHHYTTPRETTLGLVPIGYADGIPRHASGTGPVLVAGRRRLVAGRVAMDQFVVDLDGDTPGVGEEVLLFGNGEQGEPTAEDWGVACGTLSYEIVTRIGARVPRRYFGGSEL; encoded by the coding sequence ATGACGACTGCGAACACGACCGGGACGGCCACGCTCACTGAGGGGGTCCGTGCGGAGGCGGCCATTGATCTGGGCGCCCTGCGGGACAACCTGGCGGCGCTGCGCGCCCGTACCGACGGCGCTGCGGTGATGGCCGTGGTGAAGGCGGATGCCTACGGCCACGGCGCGGTGCGGTGCGCCCAGGAGGCGGTGGCCGCCGGGGTGCGGTGGCTCGGGGCGGCCACGCCGGAGGAGGCGCTGGCGCTGCGGGCGGCGGGCATCGGGCCGGAGCGGGCCCGGGTGCTGTGCTGGCTGTGGACGCCGGGCGGGCCGTGGGCCCGGGCACTGCGGGCCGGGATCGACATCTCGGTGAGCGCGCAGTGGGCCCTGGACGAGCTGCTGGCGGCCGTCCGGGAGACCGGCGTGCCCGGGCGGGTGCACCTGAAGGCGGACACCGGGCTGGGGCGCAACGGCTGCCAGCCGCGCGAGTGGCCGGCCCTGGTGGCCGAGGCGCTGCGGGCGCAGGCCGAGGGCCTGATCGAGGTGGTCGGCCTCTGGTCGCACTTCGCGGCGGCCGACGAGCCGGGCCACCCCTCGATCCAGGCCCAGCTGGACGGCTTCGCCGAGGCGGTGGCGCTGGCCGAGCGGGCGGGCGTGCGGCCCGAGGTGCGGCACCTGGCGAACTCGCCGGCCACCCTGACGCTGCCGCAGTCGCACTACGACCTGGTCCGCACCGGCCTGGCCATGTACGGGCTCTCGCCGGTGCCGCAGCTGGGTGCCCCGGCCGAGTACGGGCTGCGCCCGGTGATGTCGCTCACGGCGCGCCTGGCGCTGGTGAAGCACGTGCCCGGCGGGCACGGGGTGAGCTACGGCCACCACTACACGACCCCGCGCGAGACCACTCTCGGCCTGGTGCCGATCGGCTACGCGGACGGCATCCCCCGGCACGCGAGCGGGACCGGCCCGGTGCTGGTGGCCGGGCGCCGGCGGCTGGTGGCCGGGCGGGTCGCGATGGACCAGTTCGTGGTGGACCTGGACGGCGACACCCCCGGGGTCGGCGAGGAGGTGCTGCTCTTCGGCAACGGCGAGCAGGGCGAGCCGACGGCCGAGGACTGGGGGGTGGCCTGCGGGACGCTCTCGTACGAGATCGTGACCCGGATCGGGGCCCGGGTGCCCCGGCGGTACTTCGGCGGCAGCGAGCTGTGA